DNA from Planctomycetota bacterium:
GTGCCGCCCAGGTGCTGCCCGCACGCCTCGCACACCGCGTGGCGCGGCGTCAGTCCGTCGTACACCGACCCGCTCACGCCCCGCCCCGCAGCCACGCCGGCACCTCCGCCACGCGCCCCTCGCGGTCGACGCACGCCAGCGTCGTGAACGCCGCCGCCACGACCTCGTCGAGCGGCGCACCCGCGCGCTCCACCACCGCCAGGTCGTACTCGTGCTCGATCTTCACCCTGCCCGCGCCCCGCACGCGCGTGCGAACCTCCACGATGTCGTCGTACAGCACCGGACGCCGGTACCGCACGTCCAGTTTCACCACGACCAGGAACACGCCCAGCGCCTCGAGCTGCGCGTACGACACGCCCGACGTCCGCAGCAACTCCGTCCGGGCGGCCTCCAGCCAGGGCACGTACGCGGCGTGGTGCGCCACCCCCATCGGATCGCACTCGACGTACCGCACGCGCAGGCGCAGCGCCCCGCTGGTCGCGGGCGCCACCGCGGGGATCTCGCCCGCCGCGTGCGCGCGTTGAGCATGGCCCTTCACGCCAAAAACATAGCCGAACTCCGGGAACCTTCCCGGCGCGGTCGCGTCTTTCCTCACCGGAGCCGTGACCGCGGGCGGACCGGGAGCGTCGCGTAGACCTGCGCGACTGCGCGCCCCGGCGAGCATCCCAGAGGAGCTGATTGTGCGCCACGCATCCGCCATCGTCGTGCTCGCATGCGGTACCACTCTCTCGAGCGCGCAGGTCGCGTTCGACACGTACACGCCCGCCGGCACCCACAGCACCAACCTGTTCTACGCCGTGCCGTACACCAACTCCACCAATGTCGAGCAGATCGGGTTCCGGTTCATCTCCCGCGATTCCGGGCCCGTTCAGCGCATCACCCTGTCCGCCGTGCGCAACAACCTCACGCCCGCGCCGGTCGTGCAGCTCTACGCAGACGACGCGGGACTTCCCGGCGCACGCCTGGGAGAATGGCCGATCAACCTCCCGGTCACGCCCCCCGGCTCGCTCTCGTTCACCTCCGTCGACATTGCCAATGGGCCCTCGCTGTCCGGCGGATCCCCGTACTTCCTCGTCGTGCGTCAGCCCATCGTCAGCCTCGCGCAGCGCACCGACTGGTACATCGGCAGCGTTACCAACGTTGGCACGCTCGTGTGGCGCGGGGATGAGTCAGGCTCCTGGGAGCAGGACGAGAAGCCGTACGCCGCATTCCGCGTCATCGTCCCCGCGCCGCACAGCGCGGCCGCGCTCGGGATCTTCTTCGTCGCCGCCTCCCTGCGCCGGCGGCGCTGACTGTCTGGACCGCCCCGCCCACCCCTATCATCCCCTCACATGACGCACGCCTCGTCCGACGCATCCGGCGCGACCGCCGGGCAGCGTTTGCCGGCCCCGCCCGTCACGGTGCGGCGGCTGCTCCCCACCGACTCCATCCCCGCGATCACGCGACTGCTGCACCGCGCGTACGCCAAGCAGGTCGCCATGGGCCTCGCCCCGCTCGCCGGGCGACAGGACGACCGCACCACCGCCGAACGCGCCGCCAACAGCGAGTGCTACCTCGCCCTCATCACCGACCACCCCGGCGCACCCGAACGCATCGCCGGCGTCATCCTCTTCGAAGAGCACGAGCACGTCACCTTCCCCCCCTTCTTCCGCCGCCCCGACGTCGCCCACTTCGCGCAGTTCGGCGTCGATCCCGACATCCAGGGTCGGGGCGTCGGA
Protein-coding regions in this window:
- a CDS encoding thioesterase family protein is translated as MKGHAQRAHAAGEIPAVAPATSGALRLRVRYVECDPMGVAHHAAYVPWLEAARTELLRTSGVSYAQLEALGVFLVVVKLDVRYRRPVLYDDIVEVRTRVRGAGRVKIEHEYDLAVVERAGAPLDEVVAAAFTTLACVDREGRVAEVPAWLRGGA
- a CDS encoding GNAT family N-acetyltransferase yields the protein MTHASSDASGATAGQRLPAPPVTVRRLLPTDSIPAITRLLHRAYAKQVAMGLAPLAGRQDDRTTAERAANSECYLALITDHPGAPERIAGVILFEEHEHVTFPPFFRRPDVAHFAQFGVDPDIQGRGVGRLLLETVERRARENDAAELACSMAEPDRELYDFYMKRGYRLIEHWQWPYTNYRSCILGKRLR